In Stenotrophomonas bentonitica, the genomic stretch TCGCGCCAGAAGCAGCCTCGGCCTGATGCTCTGCAGCGATCTCCTGAAGGAGAACATCGACGGTGAGGCCCTGCTATGGGCACACCAGCGCCTGCTCGCCCGACCCGAGCAACGCAGACTTCTCATCGTCGTATCCGACGGCGCGCCCGCCGATGACGCCACCCTTTCAGCCAATCCACGTGACTACCTTGAGCGCCACCTGCGCGCGGTGATCGACATGATCGAAAAGCGCTCGCCCGTAGAGCTGGTGGCGATAGGCATGGGCCATGACGTTGGCAGGTACTACGCGGGTGCAGTAACCATCCGCGAGCCGGAGCAACTGGCAGGTGCGCTGACAGATGAGCTCGGCGGGCTGCTCGTGCAACGCGCCGCCCGTTGACATCACTGCGCCGGCGCCGGCGCCACATCCAGCCGCAGCACCAGGTAACGCATGAAGAACTGTGTGATCGGCCCCACGCACAGTGCGAACACCACCGTCCCCACACCGGCAATGCCACCCAGGGCGAAACCTAGCGCCAGCACCACCAGCTCGATGCAGGTGCGGACCCGCTGGATGGACCACCCCGCACGCCGGGCAAAGCCGGTCATCAGGCCATCGCGCGGGCCGGTGCCCAGTTGCGCGCCGACGTACAGCGCTGTGGCGATCGCGCAGACCACTACGCCGGTGAGCAGGTAGAGCCAGCGCAGCCCCAGGGCCTCAGGCGCGTCGAAAAACTGCAGGTTGATGTCGGTGAACGGCCCCAGCAGCAGGGTGTTGGCCAGCGTGCCCAGCCCGGGCATCTGCCGCAGCGGTATCCACAGCAGCAGCACCACCAGCGCCACCAGCACCATGATCGTGCCCAGCGACAGCGGCAGGTGCCGCGCGGCGCCCTCGTGGAACACCACCCACGGAGAGCCGCCGAGCGTGCTGCGCATCAGCAGCGCGTTGGAAATGCCGTACAGATACAGCCCGACCAGCAGCCGTACCAGGCGTTCGGGCAGTCGGCCCGCACGGAGCTGGGCGAGAGGGCCGAGATTGGCCAGTCCAAGCGGAGAGGTGTTCAGGTTCATGGGGCCAGTATCTCGACAAGTGGCACTTCCACGTAGAGCCAGTTCAGCCATAGTGGCCCCATGAATCGCGCCCTGACTCCCCAGCACCTGGCCACCCTGGTTGGCCAGTTCCCGCGCAAGCCGGCATATCGCGGCCTGCGCCAGGTCCTGCAGGAACTCATCGGCGACGGGCGCATTCCGCTCGACACCCGCCTGCCGAGCGAGCGCGCGGTCTCCGTGCAGCTCGGGGTGTCCCGCAACACAGTCACGCGCGCCTATGCCGACCTTGTGGCTGCCGGTTTCGCCAGCACCCGCCACGGCGCCGGCACGTTCGCCGCAGTGCCCGCCGAACGCCGTCGCGCGCACGACCACGCACTGCGTTCGGTGGCCAATCCGCACGACCCGGAGGGCAGCATCGACCTCACCTGCGCGTCCACCACGGCCATACCTGGCATAGGCGCTGCCTATGAGCGCGCCATGGAGCGATTGCCCGGATACCTGGGCAGCGATGGCTACCGTCCCACCGGCCTGCCCGCGCTGCGTGCCCTGATCGCCCAGCAGTTCGCCCAACGCGGGCTGCCTACCGATCCCGGCCAGATCATGGTGTGCTCAGGCGCATTGGCCGCCACCGCCGTGGTGGCGCGGGCGCTGTCGCGTCCCGGCGACCGGGTGATGATCGAATCGCCGGTCTACCCCAACGTCATCGAAGCGCTTCGGCTGGGCGGCGCGCGGCTGGTGGCCTCTCCCATGGGCGACGCGCTGGGCGAAGAAGGCTGGGACCTGGACGGCGTCGCCGCCACCCTTACCCAGACCCGGCCGCATCTGGCGTACCTCATTCCCGACTTCCAGAATCCCACCGGCTTCCTGATGCGCGACGACCAGCGCGCACGCTATGCCGCCGAACTGAAGGCCACGCGCACCGTCCCCATCGTCGACGAGTCGTTGCAGGCACTGTCGCTCACAGACGCGTCAATGCCGCTGCCGTTCGCCGCGCATGCCCCGGAGACGATCACCCTGGGCAGTGTGTCCAAGCTGTACTGGAGCGGTCTGCGCGTGGGCTGGATCCGCGCGCCGCAGGGAATGATGGACAAGCTCATCAAGGCACGGCTGCAGTTGGACCTGGGCACCGCCCTGTTCGACCAGCTGGTGGTGACCGAACTGCTGCAGGACGGAGCGTTGATGGCCGCCCGCCGCACCCAGCTGCGCGAGCGCCGCGACGCGCTGGCCAACGCCATCATCGAACACCTGCCGGAGTGGCGCTTCCGTCTTCCGCAGGGCGGCATGACGCTGTGGCTGCAGCTGCCTGCCGGCACCAGTGCCACCCAGTTCGCGACCCGCCTGGAAGCTGCCGGCGTACACATCCCGCCCGGCCCGATGTTCAGCGTGGAAGGTGGCGGCGACCAATGGCTGCGCATCCCCTTCGTGCGGCCGGAGGCGGACCTGATCGAAGCCGTGCGGCGCATCGCTGAGGTCTGGTCGAGCGCCCCGTTGCGCCCATCCGCGCGCAGGCAGGGTGCACAGGTCGTGATCCTCTGATTGGTTCACCGCGCTCAACACGCCGTTTCCCGTCCACCGTCTACCGTGCGTCCACGCGCCTGCCTATCGTGCTCCGAACCCCCACGTTCCGGAAACACCATGCAGACCCTCCATGGCAAAACCGCCCTGATCACCGGCGGCAGCAGCGGCATTGGACTGGCGACCGCGAAGCTCTTCGCAGCACAGGGCGCCCAGGTCATCATCACCGGGCGGCGAAAAGACGTCGTTGACGCCGCAGTGGCCTCCATCGGCAGCGCGGCCACGGGCCTTGTTGGAGACGTCGCGGACATCGCCCACCACGACGCAGTGGCGGCGGAGCTGAAGCAACGCTTTGGCGGCCTGGACATCTACATGGCCAACGCCGGCCTGAATACCATCAACGACTCGGCCCAGGTCAGCCCGGACGAATTCGATGCCCAGTTCAGCGCCAATGCGCGCGGCGTGTTTTTCGGCGTGCAGAACATTGCGCCGATCATGCGTGACGGCGGCGCCATCATCATCACCAGCTCGATCGCCAGCCAGAAGGTGCTGGACGGCCACGCCGTGTACGCGGGTTCGAAGGCCGCCATCGAAGCCTTCGCGCGCAGTTGGATGGTCGAGTTCCGCGCACGCCGCATCCGCGTCAACGTGCTCAGCCCGGGTCCGGTCAACACCCCCATCCTGGACAAGCTCGGCATCCCGCCGGAACAGCGAGGTGACTTCGAACAGCAGGTCGCAAGCGCCATCCCATTGGGCCGGCTTGGTGAGCCGGAGGAGCTGGCCAGCGCCGCACTCTTCCTGGCCTCGGACGCGGGCAGCTTCGTCAACGGCGTGGTGCTGCGCGTGGATGGCGGGATGTCGGTGCTGTAGGCACGTCAGATTTCCCTGATACTGCGGCTTCCGCGAACCCGCTAGCATCGGACGCCAACGCCCATCACGATGGCCTACCGATGACAAGCATCAAGGCAATGAAGCTGTTGTTCGCCGGGTTGATCCTGGCAGCTGGAGTGTTCGTAGTCGGCTACCACGGCGGCAAGCAGTTGGCGAAGGCTGAGATCGCCGCGCAGACGTTGACCACGCAGAAGTGATGAAGCGTTGACGGCAGGCGTGCGTTACCTGCCCGCGCGGTCTCCCTGCTCAATGCCAGACGCATCCCGTGGCTTCGTCGAAGCTGGGGACGACAGGTTCTTCAGAACCGACTTGTCGATCCTGGCGGCGACGCCAACGCTGCGCCCAGCCAGATTCACCACTTGGTACTGCACCGCGACACCCAATACCTGGGTGGCTTCGGCCATGTTCAATCCATGGCTTCCGCGCAACCACTGCAGCATGCCGGAGGTAGCCAAGCGCAGCGCGTCGTCACTCGAGCCGCCCTGACCCAACGTCATGATCTGGGTTGGCGACTCCACGCGCGGGGTGTTGATCGAGTGCTGTTTCAGCAGTTCCACCTTCACCACCACATCCAGCGAGGTTTCCAGCGCCCACTGCGTGGTCTCACCATCGCCCTGCAACGCGTGGCCGTCGCCCAGGTACAGCAGTGCACCGGGCTGCTGCACCGGCAGGTACACGGTGTTGCCCTCAACAGCCGCGTTGAAATCCATGTTGCCGCCGAACTCAACCGTGTCGCCGGTAGAAAACGGCGGGTAACCAAAACCGGGTGCCACGGCGATGCCGCCCAGCATCGGCTTCACCGGGATCTCGAAGTTCTTCAGCCCGCCCGTGGCCCCCTGCGGGCGCGCAACGCCTTTGACACGGTCCAGCTCCCAGCGGGCGGGCTGGCCAAGGGAGGCGGTTCATGCCGTGAACGCATGGGTGATGCGTCTGTCCCGATGGTTGGTATCGGGCTGGTCGCTCTGGCCGCGCATCTTCGCGTCATCGATCTGGCCCTCGAAATGATAGGCCTGCCCCTGTGAATCCCTGGCAGTGAACTGCAGTCGCCCACCACGCAGTGACCCGGTGACCGGATCGGCGTCGAGCTTGCCGCTGACCTGTTCACCTTGTACGTCCATGTGCAGGGTCTGGTAATTGGTGCTGCCCCACCAGTCGGTAGCTACGACCCACTGCTCGGCGGCAAGGGCTGGCAACGGCAGCGCCGCCAGCAGCAGGAACAGCTTGGGAGCGAAGGGCATTGCGGAGCTCCATGCAGACCGACAAGGCAGGTTCCGGGAACTTATGGAGGGTGGGGAGGCAGCAGCAGTGTCAAACGTAACGACGGCTTTGCGCACAGTATTCCCGATCAGACAAGATTCCCCTTTCCAATGCCTTCGGCCAAGATCGACCGATCCAGACAGAGGGCAGCGGGAATGAATGCATGGATCTACCTGGCGGTGGCGATCCTCAGTGAGGTCATCGCCACCAGCGCATTGAAGGCCAGCGAAGGCTTCTCCAAGGTGGGGCCTTCCATTCTGGTCGTGCTCTTCTACGGCGTGTCCTTCTATTGCCTCTCGCAGACCCTCAAGAGCGTTCCAGTCGGGGTGGCCTACGCCATCTGGTCCGGCGTCGGGATCGTGTTCATCACACTGGTTGCCTGGGTCCTGCATGGTCAGAAGATCGACCTGTGGGGCGTGATCGGCATGGCGATGATTACCGGCGGCGTAGTGGTCATGAACACGCTCTCCAAGACGTCGGGCCACTGACGAGGAAGATGTATGGTTCAGGGAAAAGCCGTTGAGCTGCGCCAGTCCACCGGACACACTGGCTTCCAGACCACCAACTGACGTATCGGAATCTGCATGTTGAGGCGGCCCCGCGTTCTACTGGTTGAAGACCAGCTGGACCTGCGCGATCTGATTGGTAATGCACTGGCGGACCATGGCGTTGACGTCGTCCTGGCAGAGGACGGCCGATGCGCCGAGGAGCTGATCAGGCTTCATGGCGATTTCGATGTCGTCTTCAGTGACATTGAGATGCCGAACGGCGTATCGGGAATTGAACTGGCCGAAACCGTGGCACGCCACCTGCCCCAGGCGCAGGTGATCCTGGCCTCGGGTTACGCCCGCAGCCAGCTGCCGCCGCTGCCGGAGGGCGTCACCTTCCTGTCCAAGCCCTATCGTCTCAAACAACTCATGGCGCTGTTCAATGCTGTCACGCGCGCCGAGGGTGGAAGCAACGCTTCAGGAACCGATCCGTTCGTTTCGACACCGGGATAGCGCATGAAAGAGTCCGTCGATGTGTTCACTGCCCTTCGCGACCTGCTGCTCCCCTATCGGCAACGGCTCCTCATCGTCCACGATCAAGACGGCCACTTCTACGCCAATTGCCAGAAGCCCGACGTCAAAGGAAAAGCCCAGTTCTTTGGTGCGGTAAAGGCGTCAGGGCGCAAGCAGGTGCTGCATTTCATGCCGGTGTACGACTTCCCGGAGCTGCTGGACAACATCAGCCCTGCACTGAAGAAACGCATGCAGGGGAAGTCGTGCTTCAACTTCGATGCCTGCGATGCTGCCGTGATGGATGAGCTGAAGCAGGTGATCGAGCAGGGTGTATCGCGTTACGAAGGCGCAGGTAAGCTTTAAGCCGCCGCTAGATCCATGATCCGTTGATGACAGCCTCGATTCGGTGTCCGTCCGGGTCCATCAGGAAGGCCGCGTAATAGTGGTCTCCATAGTCGAGGCGTACGCCAGGAGCGCCGTTGCAGGTGCCACCGACGTTCAGCGCGGACACGTGGAAGTCCTGCACGGCTGCACGCGATGGCGCTGCAAAGGCAAGGTGGAAGCCTTCCCCGGGCGGCTGCGCATTCTCCCGCAGCTTCAGGCATAGCAGATCCTCGTCGTCGACCAGCCCGTACCCGACCGCCGTTTCATCTTCGAAGACGCGACGGAAACCCAATGCGCCCAGGGCGGCATCGTAGAAGCGCGCCGATAGATCGAGATCGCGGACGCCGATGGAGATGTGGTGGAGCATCGACGATTACCTTGATCAGAAGCGTTCTTCTACCGCGTATGAATTCTAAATTACGCTTTGCATGCAGGAACATCCGCGGGCGCAGGACTCATGTAGGTTACCTGTCCCGCACAGACTTGAAAAGCGAACGAGATGCTGGCCACGCCGGGGTCTGGAACGCTGGCCGTGTGCATGACCTTGCCGTCGGGCGAGAGCAACTTGATGCGGGCGCCATCCGGACTGCTCGGGTTGCCCGGCGTCGTCAGCTCAAGGGTAAAGCCATCGGAGAGCTGAACCGTGGCGGCTTCGCGAGACGGTAACTGAAGGTCAACGGCGACTGCCGGCAGTGCATCCCGCTGCAGGGTGCCGGTGAACTGCACCCTTTGCGGAGCAGCCGCAGACGAAGAGAACGAAACGCAACAAAGGGACAGTAAAGCGGCTGCGACCTTCATGGTGCACCTCCAATGTGTGGGATATCCGTTCTTGATCAGGGCTTCAATGCCGCAGCGTAACGGTCTGCCGCATTTTCGAAGCCGCCATTTTCTGTTTCCACCCGCTTGAAGAATGACTCGTCGAGGTCACTGAACGGGTCAGTGTCATCATCGAAATCATCCCAGACCTTGTCCAGCGCATCCTCGCGCTCGGAGCGCTCACGAGGATACGTCGGACCAAAGACCTGCATCGCCTTGTCGATCAGCTCTGCGGTCTCTGGCATACCCAAGGCACGGAACGCCTGCACGCCTTCCGGCGCCAGCACGCCCGTGCTGTTGGAAAAGAACTGCTCGAACCCGCCGTTGTTGATCTCGGACTGGCACCAGTGCGCCGCGAACAGGACGCGTGATGCCTCGGGCGAGGCGGTGTACTGCTGGAGGAATACATCGCCACCGTCGTAGATCGATACGGTGTCCCAGATCGGCTCAACCAGCGTCCAATAGCCCACGCACACTCTCCAGAGGGGGCCGGAACGATGCGTCCGACCACCCGCGCAGCGTCGCCGCTGCCGCGCGGAGAATCAAGTGCCCTCAGGCGGCCATCCCGCCGGCGTTGTCCCGCAGTTCCTGCCGGTAGGTCCGGCTGCACGGCAAGGTGGTGCCATCGCGCAGGTGCACGCGCGCATCGCCGGTTTCCAGCGGCTCGATCGAGGCCACGTGCGGCAGGGCCACCATGTAGCTGCGGTGGATGCGTACGAAGCGCTGCGGGTCCAGCCGCGTTTCCACGCCAGCCAGGGTGCTGCGCAGCGGGTAGTCATGCCCGCGCACGCGCAGGTTTACGTAGTTGCCGGCGGCCTGCACCCACTCGATGTCGCTGGCGGCGATCAGGAACTCCCTTCCCAGCTTGCGCACCAGGAAGCGCTCCGGTCGATCCACCGGCTCCAGCGGCGGGCCCTGGTCCGGCGCGCTCAACAGGCTGACCTCGCCCCGCCAGCGTCGCATCACGAACCGGTAGCCTTCCATCACCAGGACGATGGAGATGAAGCTGCGCACGTCCTTGAGGTACTCGTAGGCCAGCTCGCGCGGCCAGGGGCCGAAGTCGTACTCCTGGCCGACCGTACGGTACGCCAGCATCCGCAGCGCCACCATGGCGGTTACGTGTACCAGGCACACGGCCATGCTCACCGGGATGTACTGGATCAGGCGCCGGCGCCAGTTGTCCCACAGCAGCGGGAAGCGGCGGGTGTACCAAGCCAGGAACGGGATGAGCACCAGCAGCCAGACCACCGCGCTGCTGGCCTCCCACACCACCGGCTTCCAGGTCTCGAAACCGGCGTTGAGCCGGCGCAGGTCGATCACCGTGGTGATGCTGTTGCCCAGCAGGTTGGTCCCCACCAGCAACACCCAGAAGCCCCACTCCACCCAACGCCGCCAGGGGAGATATCGTTCGTAGGGCATGGGATCGGGATGGGTCATCGGGAAAGTGTAGGCCGCAGGCCGGTGTCACACCATTCCGGTTCGTCCCCGTGGGTCTGCGGCTCGTCCCTCAGCCCTTGCGGGACGGCCCTTCGCGCTGGCGGGGCCGGGCGACTGGGCCCAGCGTAGGGCTACCTGCCAACTGGAGAGCACCCATGCAACGCCGATACGACCTGGACTGGGTGCGCGTCTGCGCCTTTGGCGTGCTGGTCCTGTACCACGTGGGCATGTACTACGTGACCTGGGACTGGCATGTAAAAAGCCCGAATGCCAGCCACGCGCTGGAGCCCTTCATGGTGCTGACTGCGCCGTGGCGGCTGTCGCTGCTGTTCCTGGTCTCCGGCGCAGCGACCGCCTTCATGTTCGGAAAGATCGACGCCAGGGCGGGGTCCGGCGGCAGCCGGTTGCGGCTGCTGGGGAGCCGCTCGTGGTTCCTGCTGGTGCCATTGATCTTCGGCATGGTCGTGGTCGTGACGCCGCAGTCCTACTACGAGGTGGTGGAGCAGCTGCCGGGTGGGTACCACCACGGCTACCTGACCTTCTGGGGCCAGTACCTTTCCGGCTACGAGGGCTTCTGCGACGCGGACGGCTGCCTGCGGGTGCCCACCTGGAACCATTTGTGGTTCGTTGCCTACCTGTGGGTGTACACGGTGGTGATCTGGCTGCTGTGGAGCCTGGCGCCCGGTGCGCTGCGGGCGATGGGACGGGGACTGGAGCGCATGCTCTCGGGGTACGGCGCTCTGATCTGGCCCGCCGTATTGCTGGCGGTGCTGCGGGTAACGCTTTCCGGTCGCTTCGAATCGACCCACGCGCTGGCGGGCGACTGGTACAACCACGCGCAGTACGGGGCGGTGTTCCTGCTCGGCTTCCTGCTGGCAAGAGCGGAGACGTTCTGGAACGTCCTGGCCCGCCTGCGTTGGACCGCGCTGATCCTGTGGCTCGCCAGCTGGGCAGGACTGATCGCCTACTTCGTGACCTATTACGCCGACGGTGAGCCGCTGCCGGCACTACGCCTGGTCATGCGCGCGGTGTGGGGCGTGAATCAATGGTGCGCCATCGTCGCGGTGCTGGGCTTTGCCCGGCATTGGAACCCCGGTGACAATCGCGCGCTGCGTTATCTCGTCCCAGCGGTGTTCCCGGTGTACATCCTGCACCAGACCATCATCGTGGTGGCCGCGCACAACCTGAAGCCGCTGGGTCTTGCGCCGCTGGTGGAGGGGCCGTTGCTGGTGGTGGTGACGTTTGCGCTGGCGTTCCTGTTCTACGAGGTGATCCGACGGCTGGCGTGGCTGCGGCCCTTGTTTGGTTTGAAGATGCGCGGGCCGACCGTCGCAGCGCCGCTGGCAAGCCGGCCGGCGTGCTAGCCTGCGCGGCTGCGCCCAACCTGTTGCCCGCCCATGCCCTCGTCCCAAGCCCGCGTCGCCACCCGGGACACCGGTTCTGCGTTTCGTACCCTGTGGCCGCTGCTGGTGGTCATGCTGTTCTTCCTCGGCAGTGGGTTCCTGGCCGGCAAGAACATCCAGACCATCCGCGAAGGCAGCGCGCTGGTCATCCGCTCGCAGGAGACGATGAACGCCATGGGCGACGTCCTCTCTGCGGTGCAGGACGCCGAGACCGGCCAGCGCGGCTACCTGCTGACCGGGGACGAAAGCTACCTCGAGCCCTATCGAACCGCGCTGGCCGTGGCCAGCACACGGCTGGAGGCCATGGAAAGCGCGCTCGCAGACGATCCCGCGCAAGGGGACCGGCTCAAGCTGCTGGCGCGCCGGGTCCAGGACAAGATGGACGAGCTGCACGAGACCATCGAACTGCGCCGCACCCAAGGGTTCGAAGCGGCCTTGGCGGTGGTCAATTCCAACAGCGGCAAAGCCGCCATGGACGACATCCGTGCGCGGCTCGCCTCCATGCGCGCGATCGAGCTCGACAAGCGGGCCCAGCGCCTGACGGAAATGGAGTCCGCGTACAACACGGCGCTGAGCTCGGGCACGGCCAGCGCGGTGCTGGGGACGGTACTGACCATCTTCATCGCCTTCCTGCTGCGCCGCCATACCCGCGCCCGCGAACGCGACGCCTGGCTGCAGCGCGGCCGGCTGGAGCTGGCCACCGCGACCGGTGGCGACCTGGACAGCGGTACGCTTGCGCGCACCAGCCTGGGCTTCCTCGCCCGATTCACCGGCGCCGAGGCCGGCATGCTGTTCGTACCGGAGGGCACCGGCTTCAGGCAGATCGGTGCAGTGGGCACCGCCTCGCCGGCCGATGCGCCCGAAGGCGGCGAGCTGCGCGGCAGCGGCAGTCTGCTCGGCCGCGCCGTGGACGAAAAGCGCGTGATCGTGGTGTCCGACGTGCCGCCGGGCTACTTCACCGTCGGTTCGGGCCTGGGCCAGGCCCAGCCGCGCCATCTGGTGATCGCACCCAGCGTCCACGAGGGCGAAACAAGCGGCGTCATCGAGCTGGGCTTCTTCGGTGCGGTGCCGGCCGAGGTGGTGGAGCTGCTCGAGCGCGCCTCCGGAGACATGGCTGTCGCCCTGCGCTCCGCCGCTTACCGCGCCAAGCTCTCCGAGCTGCTGGCCAAGACCCAGCGGCAGTCCGAAACGCTGCAGGTACAGAGCGAGGAGCTGCGCGTCTCCAACGAGGAGCTGGAAGAACAGAGCCGCGCGCTGCGCGCGTCCCAGCACGAGCTGGAAGAGCAGCAGGCCGAGCTGGAGCAGACCAACAACCAGCTGTTCGACCAGTCGCAGCAGCTGGAAGACGAGCGCGACAAACTCGCCCGCGCCAATGCGGCGATCGTGGCCGAATCCAACAACGTGCAGCGCGCCAGCCAGTACAAGTCCGAGTTCCTGGCCAACATGTCGCACGAGCTGCGCACGCCGCTGAACTCCGCGCTCATTCTCTCCAAGCTGCTGGGCGACAACCGCGACGGCAACCTCAGCGCGGAACAGGTGAAGTTCGCGCGGACCATCCACGCGTCCGGCACCGACCTGCTCAACCTGATCAACGAGATCCTGGACCTGTCCAAGATCGAGGCGGGCCACATCGAAGTGCACGCCGAGCGCTTCGGGGTGGAGAAGCTGCTGACCGACATCTCGGCGCTGCTGGGTCCGGTGGCCAACGAGAAGGGGCTGACGTTCGACGTGTCGGCGACTGCTGACTGCCCGGCAGTCATC encodes the following:
- a CDS encoding SDR family NAD(P)-dependent oxidoreductase encodes the protein MQTLHGKTALITGGSSGIGLATAKLFAAQGAQVIITGRRKDVVDAAVASIGSAATGLVGDVADIAHHDAVAAELKQRFGGLDIYMANAGLNTINDSAQVSPDEFDAQFSANARGVFFGVQNIAPIMRDGGAIIITSSIASQKVLDGHAVYAGSKAAIEAFARSWMVEFRARRIRVNVLSPGPVNTPILDKLGIPPEQRGDFEQQVASAIPLGRLGEPEELASAALFLASDAGSFVNGVVLRVDGGMSVL
- a CDS encoding VOC family protein, encoding MLHHISIGVRDLDLSARFYDAALGALGFRRVFEDETAVGYGLVDDEDLLCLKLRENAQPPGEGFHLAFAAPSRAAVQDFHVSALNVGGTCNGAPGVRLDYGDHYYAAFLMDPDGHRIEAVINGSWI
- a CDS encoding PLP-dependent aminotransferase family protein, with amino-acid sequence MNRALTPQHLATLVGQFPRKPAYRGLRQVLQELIGDGRIPLDTRLPSERAVSVQLGVSRNTVTRAYADLVAAGFASTRHGAGTFAAVPAERRRAHDHALRSVANPHDPEGSIDLTCASTTAIPGIGAAYERAMERLPGYLGSDGYRPTGLPALRALIAQQFAQRGLPTDPGQIMVCSGALAATAVVARALSRPGDRVMIESPVYPNVIEALRLGGARLVASPMGDALGEEGWDLDGVAATLTQTRPHLAYLIPDFQNPTGFLMRDDQRARYAAELKATRTVPIVDESLQALSLTDASMPLPFAAHAPETITLGSVSKLYWSGLRVGWIRAPQGMMDKLIKARLQLDLGTALFDQLVVTELLQDGALMAARRTQLRERRDALANAIIEHLPEWRFRLPQGGMTLWLQLPAGTSATQFATRLEAAGVHIPPGPMFSVEGGGDQWLRIPFVRPEADLIEAVRRIAEVWSSAPLRPSARRQGAQVVIL
- a CDS encoding LytR/AlgR family response regulator transcription factor, producing the protein MPYERYLPWRRWVEWGFWVLLVGTNLLGNSITTVIDLRRLNAGFETWKPVVWEASSAVVWLLVLIPFLAWYTRRFPLLWDNWRRRLIQYIPVSMAVCLVHVTAMVALRMLAYRTVGQEYDFGPWPRELAYEYLKDVRSFISIVLVMEGYRFVMRRWRGEVSLLSAPDQGPPLEPVDRPERFLVRKLGREFLIAASDIEWVQAAGNYVNLRVRGHDYPLRSTLAGVETRLDPQRFVRIHRSYMVALPHVASIEPLETGDARVHLRDGTTLPCSRTYRQELRDNAGGMAA
- a CDS encoding acetamidase/formamidase family protein, which encodes MLGGIAVAPGFGYPPFSTGDTVEFGGNMDFNAAVEGNTVYLPVQQPGALLYLGDGHALQGDGETTQWALETSLDVVVKVELLKQHSINTPRVESPTQIMTLGQGGSSDDALRLATSGMLQWLRGSHGLNMAEATQVLGVAVQYQVVNLAGRSVGVAARIDKSVLKNLSSPASTKPRDASGIEQGDRAGR
- a CDS encoding DMP19 family protein, with amino-acid sequence MGYWTLVEPIWDTVSIYDGGDVFLQQYTASPEASRVLFAAHWCQSEINNGGFEQFFSNSTGVLAPEGVQAFRALGMPETAELIDKAMQVFGPTYPRERSEREDALDKVWDDFDDDTDPFSDLDESFFKRVETENGGFENAADRYAAALKP
- a CDS encoding response regulator, with translation MPSSQARVATRDTGSAFRTLWPLLVVMLFFLGSGFLAGKNIQTIREGSALVIRSQETMNAMGDVLSAVQDAETGQRGYLLTGDESYLEPYRTALAVASTRLEAMESALADDPAQGDRLKLLARRVQDKMDELHETIELRRTQGFEAALAVVNSNSGKAAMDDIRARLASMRAIELDKRAQRLTEMESAYNTALSSGTASAVLGTVLTIFIAFLLRRHTRARERDAWLQRGRLELATATGGDLDSGTLARTSLGFLARFTGAEAGMLFVPEGTGFRQIGAVGTASPADAPEGGELRGSGSLLGRAVDEKRVIVVSDVPPGYFTVGSGLGQAQPRHLVIAPSVHEGETSGVIELGFFGAVPAEVVELLERASGDMAVALRSAAYRAKLSELLAKTQRQSETLQVQSEELRVSNEELEEQSRALRASQHELEEQQAELEQTNNQLFDQSQQLEDERDKLARANAAIVAESNNVQRASQYKSEFLANMSHELRTPLNSALILSKLLGDNRDGNLSAEQVKFARTIHASGTDLLNLINEILDLSKIEAGHIEVHAERFGVEKLLTDISALLGPVANEKGLTFDVSATADCPAVIESDRQRIEQILKNLLSNALKFTEVGGVSVVASATRDGKVAFAVTDSGIGIAPEQQSRIFEAFQQADGSISRRYGGTGLGLSISQELARLLGGDISVESEPGKGSCFRLVVAARLANTERPTAPAAAPVAVPATLAPARPSKAPDMRTSTPSGTGRGLILIIEDDIAFGEIVSDLAQEMGFRAQVARTASEALAAARSELPHAIVLDIGLPDQSGLSVLDVLKHDMRTRHIPIHVVSAMDHSHKALSLGAVGYLGKPATREELAGVLDSLERRLSQRPRRVLVVEDDAVQLDAVRELLAVADVETIGARSASECLQALEQHSFDCMVLDLTLPDASGFELLELLTEKSVHALPPVIVYTGRVLSQAEEMRLGRSSSSIIIKGARSPERLLDEVTLFLHKVVSDLPESQQGMIRTAQHRDTALEGRRVLIVEDDVRNIYALMNVLEPHGCKVTIARNGQEAIDTLTNAVDGPAPIELVLMDIMMPVKDGLTATREIRHDGRFSKLPIIALTAKAMPDDQQQCIQAGASDYVAKPLDVDKLVSLIRVWLMA
- a CDS encoding response regulator, translated to MLRRPRVLLVEDQLDLRDLIGNALADHGVDVVLAEDGRCAEELIRLHGDFDVVFSDIEMPNGVSGIELAETVARHLPQAQVILASGYARSQLPPLPEGVTFLSKPYRLKQLMALFNAVTRAEGGSNASGTDPFVSTPG
- a CDS encoding DMT family transporter: MNAWIYLAVAILSEVIATSALKASEGFSKVGPSILVVLFYGVSFYCLSQTLKSVPVGVAYAIWSGVGIVFITLVAWVLHGQKIDLWGVIGMAMITGGVVVMNTLSKTSGH
- a CDS encoding acyltransferase family protein is translated as MQRRYDLDWVRVCAFGVLVLYHVGMYYVTWDWHVKSPNASHALEPFMVLTAPWRLSLLFLVSGAATAFMFGKIDARAGSGGSRLRLLGSRSWFLLVPLIFGMVVVVTPQSYYEVVEQLPGGYHHGYLTFWGQYLSGYEGFCDADGCLRVPTWNHLWFVAYLWVYTVVIWLLWSLAPGALRAMGRGLERMLSGYGALIWPAVLLAVLRVTLSGRFESTHALAGDWYNHAQYGAVFLLGFLLARAETFWNVLARLRWTALILWLASWAGLIAYFVTYYADGEPLPALRLVMRAVWGVNQWCAIVAVLGFARHWNPGDNRALRYLVPAVFPVYILHQTIIVVAAHNLKPLGLAPLVEGPLLVVVTFALAFLFYEVIRRLAWLRPLFGLKMRGPTVAAPLASRPAC
- a CDS encoding YczE/YyaS/YitT family protein; translated protein: MNLNTSPLGLANLGPLAQLRAGRLPERLVRLLVGLYLYGISNALLMRSTLGGSPWVVFHEGAARHLPLSLGTIMVLVALVVLLLWIPLRQMPGLGTLANTLLLGPFTDINLQFFDAPEALGLRWLYLLTGVVVCAIATALYVGAQLGTGPRDGLMTGFARRAGWSIQRVRTCIELVVLALGFALGGIAGVGTVVFALCVGPITQFFMRYLVLRLDVAPAPAQ